CGGTGGTTCGGTGGCCACGCCCTCTCGATGCCTACAGCTTCTCTGACTGGTCGTCcctagcttttttttttaagttgggTGACGCCCAAGTGTCGGTGCCCACCTCTTCTCCCTCCCCCGTCAGCAGGTTAGGTTGAGAGGTCTGGAAGGGGACCGTGGACAGCCCGCCCCTTCTCCTCCCCCGTCAGCAGGTTAGGTTGAGAGGTCTGGAAGGGGACCGTGGACAGCCCGCCCCTTCTCCCTCCCCCGTCAGCAGGTTAGGTTGAGAGGTCTGGAAGGGACCGTGGACAGCCCGCCCCTTCTCCTCCCCCGTCAGCAGGTTAGGTTGAGAGGTCTGGAAGGGACCGTGGACAGCCCGCCCCTTCTCCCTCCCCCGTCAGCAGGTTAGGTTGAGAGGTCTGGAAGGGGACCGTGGACAGCCCGCCCCTTCTCCTCCCCCGTCAGCAGGTTAGGTTGAGAGGTCTGGAAGGGGACCGTGGACAGCTCCCGGCTGAAGAGCAGAGCAACGCGGGAGGAGGGAGCTGCATTATGGGGGAGCCACAGCGCAGGCCCGTCCGATCGAGATAAACAAAACaactacaaataaaaacactttaatgTGCACGTTCCGGAGACAATACGCGAAGACACGGAGCTGGGGAGGCCCCGGAGGGACAGAGAAACAAGCGGGGGGACTCGGCTCCGGAGCCGTCCCggggcaccggggggggggggacggggggggacggacTCATTCCGCTCGGCCTGATGGACGGAGAGGACGGGTGAATGAAGACTGCCTACACTAACGCCTACCGATGCCTGGCCAAGGACCTGGACGCTTACGCCATGAACGCGGACATGATGGACGGCATGGGCAGCCTCCACGGCGGGGTGTCGGTGAGCTCCGCGCTGAGCTCCGCGCTGCCTGACGTGGAGCTGATGGGCGGGCGGGTACACCCGGACCTGGCCGCCGCCCGCTCGGCTATGGCCAGCGGGGAGTACCGTCCCGAGCTGTCCCTGCCGCTGCACCACGCCATGAGCGTCCCCTGCGACGCGTCCTCCCCCGGGATGGGGATGGGGATGGGGGTGAGCGGCACCTACACCACCCTGACCCCGCTGCAGCCGCTGCCCCCCATCTCCACCGTGTCGGAGAAGTTCCACCACCAGCAGCGGCTCTCTGGCAGCTTCACCCTGATGCGGGACGACCGGGGGCTGCCGGGGATGACCAGCCTATACAGCCCCTACGGCAAGGAGCACATGCCCGGGATGGCTCAGAGCCTGTCCCCGGTGCTGGGCAGCGGCTTGGGCTCCGTGCACAACGCCCAGCAGGGTCTCCACAATTACGGCGCCGCGGCGCACGGGGGCCACGACAAGATGCTGAGCTTCGACGCGCACCACACCGCCTCCATGCTGGGCAGAGGGGACCAGCACCAGCACCGGGGCCTCGGGGGCCTCGGGGGCCCGGCGGCCGGGATGATGCCGCACCTGAACGGCACGCACCACCCTGGGCACCCGGCTGCGTCCTCGGCGGGCCACCACCCCCACCTCCAGTCTCCATCCCACGGGCCCGTGTTGGCTCCCACGAGGGACAGGCCGCCCCCCTCGggccagctggaggagatcaacACCAAGGAGGTCGCGCTGAGGGTCACGGCGGAGCTGAAGAGGTACAGCATCCCGCAGGCCATCTTCGCTCAGAGGGTGCTGTGCCGCTCCCAGGGGACCCTGTCGGACCTCCTGAGGAACCCCAAACCCTGGAGTAAACTAAAGTCGGGCCGGGAGACCTTCCGGAGGATGTGGAAGTGGCTGCAGGAGCCCGAGTTCCAGAGGATGTCGGCCCTCAGACTGGCAGGTAAGAGAGGCAAAGGGAAGGGCCTCTTATTACCATTACTGATCAATAACGAGGGATCGATACCAACGGGATATCCCCTCTCTCACGTGTACTGCGTGTACACAGAGTGTGTTTTCCTGTTCCCGCATGTCATTTTAACTTAATGCCGTTTGATTATTCAGActcaaataataattatattatgatataataaagatgtatttattttagctgaATGAGTGTCTCGGCgtagacagggggggggggggggtctgcactATCAGAGGGTCTGGTGCCCCCTCTAGTGAGGGACGGGGCCGCAGCAGAAAGAGTGCTTTGATGTGGCGTTCAGGTACACAGCGAGAGATCAGTGAATATCAGGTCAGTTGATCTCAATATATCTTCActcatgtttttattgttttgtgttttttaatggaAGAAGTCAAATCAACAGAACAAAAGCAAAAGGAAGCATCGCTGCACGCACAGATGAAAGCCAGAGTGAGGCTTTAATGAGCGTTTGAATCCATGCTGGGCTCAGATTCCAAACTCTAGCCGACAAATtgtgacaaaatattttgtttattttgaggCCTTGAAGGAAAATGACTGTCTGGTTTGAAGGCCACTGcatagatagaaagatagaaAGCTCTTGTTCCTTTGATGATCTCACAAGGCAGGGAACATGAGAAATTGgcatataattgttttttttatcttttttgggGGAGGCACCTAAATATTGCATATTCAGACAAAAATGTGTACTTATTGCATTTCTGATGCTGCGTAGAAATATGAGTATATAttacaataaaatgaagaaagacagacagaaggtTTGAATGCAGGTAAAGTGTAAAGTGTAAACATACAGGTTTACAGCAGCTCCACTCAATGTTAACATTGagttaatattataaatataatgtaGTAAAAATAGCCGAAGAAACTCCATATTAGAAAGTATTTGGTTCAATGGATGATTCGATTAAAATCCTTTATAAATGTATACAATTCTTCTACTGAAtgttaattaaataaattcTCTTGAGTCTGTTAATATTTTAGAAACGTGGATTTTGTTAGCAAAGAAATCCATCCGTCAAACAATCAGCTGCAGTCTTTTACgctttaaatgtatatttaaaggaGGAGTTTGAACTCACGTCACAGTGAAATATTCTGCACAATGTAGTATTTTGAACATTCATGTTACAGTTCAAATACCTTTTAAAATATTCCCACGACACAGTCAAGCTGCCTGAAGTGTTTCTgtttccaaaataaataaatccaataatATACAGTATCGAAACGTTataaagaagcagaaacagCTCCAGTTCtttatatttctgttttcatttcatataAATCACTCTAAAGTTACGTGTCTGATAATATAAGTCTGAGAAAAGTCATGCAGAAGAAATCAATCGCATGTTAATTTGTTACACACAAGCTGAAACGTAAAAGGCCGAATTTAAATACAGGTAACTACTTTCTGAAATATTTTAGCGTAACAAGATTTAAAAACCgtaaaaaatacaaagtaaATTAAACAATATACCAAAAATTTTATGActtaattcagttttatttagcgATTTGTAGAAGGTTAGACAAAGAattgaacacaaaacacattcatgtataattacaaataatatttttaaatgggGACGTCACAATTTTCAAACTCAAAAACAGAACTACTCACATGTGTAGTTTTAatagtgtgtttgtgaaggCTGTTGAATACTTGTATTCATCACAAAATGTTTCTTCATATTTGTCTCGTATCTTTTGAATGTTGAGGTTTTCACCATTTCCTCACCTTTTATTTCACGGTCTTCTGAACAGTCTTCATGTGTGAGAGAAGAACGACTAAATGCAAATAGCGATGAATTTGTTCCTGTTTTCGTTCATGGCGGTTCAAATACCCCAGCATGGGTcgtagggtcagggttagggttctgcCTGCAGGCCGGGCAGCTATTTGAACGGAGCTAAGGTGGATGGAGGGCGGAGCTGACAGGAggggtcatgtgacctgtgttATCTCATGATGTCAAATGTTAACCGAATCAGATGAACACTGAGCAGCCTTGCAGCAATGCTGTTTTTGTCATGGTTAACCCTTTGCATACTTAAAGCAGCGCAGCACAGGGCGCTTCCATTCCTCCATCAGCGGCAGCCGATAGAgcggaggtcaaaggtcagggctGCAGCACTGAGACAATAGATGGAGCAAATATTCCCCTGGCCACGAGGAGCAGGGAGGCGCATGTAGGGGGAGGACAGAGGTGAGAGAGGTGGGAGACGTTATCCCATTTTACATTCTACAATGAAAGCATGATCCCGAGCCACATTCCTCCGCTCTACTTCGTTTGCTGTTCTTTGAATTTTATTCAAGGAAATCTCAgattttgcttcttcttttttttccgcAAATATTTGCAGATtttacttttgatttttttaatattatggTGTCATCACAATGAATCAATACTGGTAGTGGATTCAAATGCATGTATTAATTTCTAAGAGTCTGAACTCTtgtaatgtgttttcttttagaaATAATCCCAGAATGATTTTGTCTGCAAGAGTGGAATTATTTCCCAGGGTGCAGAAGCTCTAATCTGGGGCTAATTAGAGGGGAAATAGAGACGCTGAACGGAAACATTTCTAATTAGTTCTTATTTTTGTGTGACAATATTTGACTTCATTAAAAACTTTAATGAACTGATGTCACATAAACAAGCTGATAGGCTGATCGCCGATCGCCCTGCTGGACGTAATTCAGTGATCATTAAGGTACCGAACAAAGGCATTTATTATATTCCTATTAAAGTAATCAATCAGTGTCCCTGGGTGGTTAACCCCCTGCTGCCTGACTCCAGAGCGACGGCTCGATTACGTTACACAGCGCTGAAATATTAACGGAAACGAGTACTTTTGATCATTTTAGAATGGAGGTAATTATAGAACATCCCTCAGCCGATTGATTGGCTCTTCAGACCTCTGACTGACGTTTGATGGGAATCACTTCAGTACGTTTTACAGATGCATGAATTCTGCTTTGAACGGAATGCTTCTGAGCAACCAGTGAAAAAATGTCTCTCTGGAGCTTTTCCTCAATGCTCCCTTCTCCCCCCTCATCTCTAATCTTCTTTCTCTGGCCATCCCGGCCATCCCTCAGCCCTGAccgtctcttttttttgggggggggggggtattatgtGATCGTCGGGGGAATTGAACACaggagcagaggcagcagcgGCCCGATGAAATATTGATGGGAATCTCGGCGTGACCTGCCTCGGTCTGCTCACTTCACTTCTCCTTCACCTCAGAGCTGGGTTAACCAGGcaaaatggaggggggggggggggggggacagagaaacagagagagagagagagagagaggagcatcCATTGTTTGTTCTGCCTGATTCCATGTGAATAATGGATGAAAAGATAATGATGCTCAATCAGGGTTCATTAAAGGTGAACAAAGGAAGTCAGAAAGAGGGACGCCTGCCGGAGACACCGGACGGGTCCTGCAGACGGCTGCAGAGGGACGCCTGCCGGAGACACCGGACGGGTCCTGCAGACGGCTGCAGAGGGACGCCTGCCGGAGACACCGGACGGGTCCTGCAGACGGCTGCAGAGGGACGCCTGCCGGAGACACCGGACGGGTCCTGCAGAGGGACGCCTGCCGGAGACACCGGACGGGTCCTGCAGACGGCTGCAGATCGTGTGTGCTGAGCTGAAAGCTTTTCGTCGTCCTGCAGGAAcgttgatgtgtttttaatcgTTTTTGTACAATGAATGGCCGAACCGAAATATTTCCCCTTTTATGCATCCGGCTGCATTATTTATGAGCTGGAGCTTTATGACAGATTACCAGCAgcaacgtgtgcgtgtgtgtgtgtgtgtgtgtgtaggtgtgtgtacgtggcgttgtgttgatgctgttgtgtgtacgtggcgttgtgttgatgctgttgtgttgatgctgttgtgtgtacgcggcgttgtgttgatgctgttgtgtgtacgtggcgttgtgttaatgctgttgtgtgtacgtgccgttatgttgatgctgttgtgtgtacgcggcgttgtgttgatgctgttgtgtgtacgtggcgttgtgttgatgctgttgtgttgatgctgttgtgtgtacgtggagTTGTGTtaatgctgttgtgtgtacgtgccgttatgttgatgctgttgtgtgtacgcggcgttgtgttgatgctgttgtgtgtacgctgcgttgtgttgatgctgttgtgtgtacgtggcgttgtgttgatgctgttgtgttgatgctgttgtgtgtacgtggagTTGTGTtaatgctgttgtgtgtacgtgccgttatgttgatgctgttgtgtgtacgcggcgttgtgttgatgctgttgtgtgtacgtggcgttgtgttgatgctgttgtgttgatgctgttgtgtgtacgcggcgttgtgttgatgctgttgtgtgtacgtggcgttgtgttaatgctgttgtgtgtacgtgccgttatgttgatgctgttgtgtgtacgcggcgttgtgttgatgctgttgtgtgtacgtggcgttgtgttgatgctgttgtgttgatgctgttgtgtgtacgtggcgttgtgttgatgctgttgtgttaatgctgttgtgtgtacgtgccgttatgttgatgctgttgtgtgtacgtggtgttgtgttgatgctgttgtgttgatgctgttgtgtgtacgtggagTTGTGTtaatgctgttgtgtgtacgtgccgttatgttgatgctgttgtgtgtacgcggcgttgtgttgatgctgttgtgtgtacgcggCGTTGTGTtaatgctgttgtgtgtacgtggcgttgtgttgatgctgttgtgtgtacgtggggttgtgttgatgctgttgtgtgtacgtggggttgtgttgatgctgttgtgtgtatgcggcgttgtgttgatgctgttgtgtgtacgtggcgttgtgttgatgctgttgtgtgtacgtggcgttatgttgatgctgttgtgtgtacgcggcgttgtgttgatgctgttgtgtgtacgcggcgttgtgttgatgctgttgtgtgtacgtgacgttgtgttgatgctgttgtgtgtacgtggcgttgtgttgatgctgttgtgtgtacgtggtgttgtgttgatgctgttgtgtgtacgtggtgttgtgttgatgctgttgtgtgtacgtggtgttgtgttgatgctgttgtgtgtacgtggcgttgttgatgctgttgtgtgtacgcggcgttgtgttgatgctgttgtgtgtacgtggcgttgtgttgatgctgttgtgtgtacgtgacgttgtgttgatgctgttgtgtgtacgtggcgttgtgttgatgctgttgtgtgtacgtggtgttgtgttgatgctgttgtgtgtacgtggtgttgtgttgatgctgttgtgtgtacgtggcgttgtgttgatgctgttgtgtgtacgtggcgttgtgttgatgctgttgtgtgtacgcggcgttgtgttgatgctgttgtgtgtacgtggcgttgtgttgatgctgttgtgtgtacgtggcgttgtgttgatgctgttgtgtgtacgtggtgttgtgttgatgctgttgtgtgtacgtggcgttgtgttgatgctgttgtgtgtacatggcgttgtgttgatgctgttgtgtgtacgtggcgttgtgttgatgctgttgtgtgtacgtggcattgtgttgatgctgttgtgtgtacgtggcgttgtgttgatgctgttgtgtgtacgtgacgttgtgttgatgctgttgtgtgtacgtggcgttgtgttgatgctgttgtgtgtacgtggtgttgtgttgatgctgttgtgtgtacgtggcattgtgttgatgctgttgtgtgtacgtggcgttgtgttgatgctgttgtgtgtacatggcgttgtgttgatgctgttgtgtgtacgtggcgttgtgttgatgctgttgtgtgtacgtggcattgtgttgatgctgttgtgtgtacgtggcgttgtgttgatgctgttgtgtgtacgtgacgttgtgttgatgctgttgtgtgtacgtggcgttgtgttgatgctgttgtgtgtacgtggtgttgtgttgatgctgttgtgtgtacgtggtgttgtgttgatgctgttgtgtgtacgtggcgttgtgttgatgctgttgtgtgtacgtggcattgtgttgatgctgttgtgtgtacgtggcattgtgttgatgctgttgtgtgtacgtggcgttgtgttgatgctgttgtgtgtacgtggcattgtgttgatgctgttgtgtgtacgtggcgttgtgttgatgctgttgtgtgtacgtggcattgtgttgatgctgttgtgtgtacgtggcattgtgttgatgctgttgtgtgtacgtggcgttgtgttgatgctgttgtgtgtacgtggcgttgtgttgatgctgttgtgttgatgctgttgtgtgtacgtggcgttgtgttgatgctgttgtgtgtgcgtggcgttgtgttgatgctgttgtgtgtacgtggcgttgtgttgatgctgttgtgtgtacgtggcgttgtgttgatgctgttgtgtgtacgtggcgttgtgttgatgctgttgtgttgatgctgttgtgtgtacgtggcgttgtgttgatgctgttgtgtgtacgtggcgttgtgttgatgctgttgtgtgtacgcggcgttgtgttgatgctgttgtgtgtacgtggcgttgtgttgatgctgttgtgtgtacgtggcgttgtgttgatgctgttgtgtgtacgcggcgttgtgttgatgctgttgtgtgtacgtggcgttgtgtt
The nucleotide sequence above comes from Brachionichthys hirsutus isolate HB-005 chromosome 19, CSIRO-AGI_Bhir_v1, whole genome shotgun sequence. Encoded proteins:
- the onecut2 gene encoding one cut domain family member 2, yielding MKTAYTNAYRCLAKDLDAYAMNADMMDGMGSLHGGVSVSSALSSALPDVELMGGRVHPDLAAARSAMASGEYRPELSLPLHHAMSVPCDASSPGMGMGMGVSGTYTTLTPLQPLPPISTVSEKFHHQQRLSGSFTLMRDDRGLPGMTSLYSPYGKEHMPGMAQSLSPVLGSGLGSVHNAQQGLHNYGAAAHGGHDKMLSFDAHHTASMLGRGDQHQHRGLGGLGGPAAGMMPHLNGTHHPGHPAASSAGHHPHLQSPSHGPVLAPTRDRPPPSGQLEEINTKEVALRVTAELKRYSIPQAIFAQRVLCRSQGTLSDLLRNPKPWSKLKSGRETFRRMWKWLQEPEFQRMSALRLAACKRKEQDTAKERNSTPKKSRLVFTDLQRRTLLAIFKENKRPSKEMQLTISQQLGLELTTVSNFFMNARRRSLDKWTDEGGSPGGQSSASSTCTKA